The following proteins are co-located in the Actinomycetota bacterium genome:
- the cysC gene encoding adenylyl-sulfate kinase, giving the protein MTEREPRGFTVWFTGLSGAGKSTIAEMLYHELQARGLKTEILDGDVVRQNLSRGLGFSKEDRDTNILRIAFVAQLLTRNGVATICCPISPYRDARARAREMIGDFVEVYVHATVEEIAEHRDPKGLYKKALAGEITGFTGVDDPYEAPNDPELVLDTMVEEPIESLQNVLANLRERGYVEDDTVMVEGERAHSGMTDLRVTQTGHVADGR; this is encoded by the coding sequence GTGACGGAACGCGAACCGCGGGGGTTCACCGTCTGGTTCACCGGCCTGTCCGGCGCCGGGAAATCGACGATCGCCGAGATGCTGTACCACGAGCTTCAGGCGCGCGGCCTGAAGACGGAGATCCTCGACGGCGACGTCGTCCGCCAGAACCTCAGCAGGGGGCTGGGATTCAGCAAGGAAGACCGAGACACGAACATCCTGCGGATCGCGTTCGTCGCGCAGCTGCTCACGCGTAACGGCGTTGCCACGATCTGCTGTCCGATCTCTCCATATCGAGACGCGCGCGCACGCGCTCGAGAGATGATCGGCGACTTCGTCGAGGTCTACGTGCACGCGACGGTCGAGGAGATCGCGGAGCACCGCGACCCCAAGGGCCTTTACAAGAAGGCTCTCGCCGGCGAGATCACCGGGTTCACCGGCGTCGACGACCCGTACGAGGCGCCCAATGATCCGGAGCTCGTGCTGGACACGATGGTGGAGGAGCCCATCGAGTCCCTCCAGAACGTGCTGGCGAACCTCCGCGAGCGCGGATACGTGGAGGACGACACCGTCATGGTCGAGGGCGAGCGGGCGCACTCGGGGATGACAGACCTGCGGGTGACGCAGACCGGCCACGTCGCGGACGGGCGCTGA
- a CDS encoding GuaB3 family IMP dehydrogenase-related protein, whose protein sequence is MEIEIGKGKVARRAYGFDEVAIVPSRRTRDPDDVDLTWEVDAYSFRLPMMASAMDAAVSPHTASLIGKLGGLACLNLEGLWTRYEDPEPIYEEIASLPDEKATRRMQELYREPVNGELVARRIREIKDAGVVSCGSLTPQRVERFAKTVVDAGLDVLVIQGTVVSAEHVSTRSEPLNLKEFIRGFDLPVIVGGCASYTTALHLMRTGAVGVLVGVGPGNACTTRGVLGVGVPQATAIADAAAARMEHLRESGRYCHVIADGGMRTGGDIAKAVACGADAVMIGSPLTRAYEAPGRGYHWGMATFHPTLPRGARVKTRQVASLEEILVGPAHENDGTYNLFGALASSMATTGYETIREFQKAELVIAPSIKTEGKTYQKEQRVGMGH, encoded by the coding sequence ATGGAGATCGAGATCGGCAAGGGGAAGGTCGCCAGACGCGCGTACGGGTTCGACGAGGTGGCGATCGTGCCGTCGCGTCGGACACGCGACCCCGACGACGTCGACCTGACCTGGGAGGTCGACGCGTACTCGTTCCGCCTCCCGATGATGGCGTCGGCGATGGACGCCGCGGTCTCGCCCCACACCGCGTCGCTCATCGGGAAGTTGGGCGGCCTCGCCTGCTTGAACCTCGAGGGCCTGTGGACGCGGTACGAGGACCCCGAACCCATCTACGAGGAGATCGCGTCCCTCCCCGACGAGAAGGCCACGCGGCGGATGCAGGAGCTGTACCGCGAGCCGGTCAACGGCGAGCTCGTCGCGCGGCGGATCCGCGAGATCAAGGACGCCGGCGTCGTATCGTGCGGTTCACTCACGCCGCAACGGGTCGAGCGGTTCGCGAAGACGGTCGTGGATGCGGGTCTCGACGTCCTGGTCATCCAGGGGACCGTCGTCTCCGCGGAGCACGTCTCGACGCGTTCGGAGCCGCTCAACCTCAAGGAGTTCATCCGCGGGTTCGACCTGCCGGTGATCGTTGGTGGGTGCGCCTCGTATACGACGGCGCTGCACTTGATGCGCACCGGTGCGGTCGGGGTGCTCGTCGGCGTCGGACCGGGGAACGCTTGTACGACGCGCGGCGTGCTCGGCGTCGGGGTTCCTCAGGCGACTGCGATCGCGGACGCCGCGGCCGCTCGGATGGAGCACCTTCGCGAGTCTGGCCGGTACTGCCATGTAATCGCGGATGGGGGGATGCGCACCGGCGGGGACATCGCCAAGGCGGTCGCCTGTGGCGCCGATGCGGTGATGATCGGTTCCCCGCTCACGCGCGCGTACGAAGCTCCCGGCCGCGGCTACCACTGGGGGATGGCCACGTTCCACCCCACGCTCCCGCGTGGGGCGCGCGTCAAAACGAGGCAGGTCGCTTCGCTCGAGGAGATCCTGGTCGGACCGGCGCACGAGAACGACGGGACCTACAACCTGTTCGGCGCGCTCGCCTCGTCGATGGCCACGACCGGCTACGAGACGATCCGCGAGTTCCAGAAGGCCGAGCTCGTGATCGCGCCGTCGATCAAGACCGAGGGCAAGACCTACCAGAAGGAACAGCGCGTCGGGATGGGGCACTAG
- the guaA gene encoding glutamine-hydrolyzing GMP synthase, with product MGSEHPRPVLVVDLGAQYAQLIARRIRECHVYSEIVPHDLSAEDVARRRPAGLVLSGGPASVYEDGALSIDPRLFQLGVPVLGICYGHQLMAQALGGAVEATGRREYGGTTLHLGDRGILLQDLAADEPVWMSHGDAVTRAPEGFRVTSRTDAIPIASMEDPIRGMFSVQFHPEVAHTPRGTAIMKRFLYDGCGLLPEWTPANVIERSVAAVRAQVGDAEVLCALSGGVDSAVAALLVHKAIGDRLTCVFVDTGLLREGEPDQVEETFGRHFGVPLVHVKAADRFLARLAGITDPEEKRRRIGEEFIRVFEEVATEHRGARFLVQGTLYPDVIESGSRTAARIKSHHNVGGLPERMNLKLVEPLRDLFKDEVRTVGAELGLPEEIVLRQPFPGPGLAVRIVGEVTQENLRIVRTADHVVREEVLRSGLDRETWQAFCVLLADVRSVGVMGDGRTYEHPVVLRVVTSEDAMTADWARLPHDVLDRISSRIVREVPGVNRVVYDVTSKPPGTIEWE from the coding sequence GTGGGGAGCGAGCACCCGCGGCCGGTGTTGGTTGTCGACCTCGGGGCGCAGTACGCGCAGCTGATCGCCCGCCGCATCCGTGAATGCCACGTCTACTCCGAGATCGTCCCGCACGACCTTTCCGCCGAGGATGTCGCGAGACGACGGCCGGCGGGCCTCGTCCTGTCCGGCGGCCCGGCCTCGGTGTACGAGGACGGAGCGCTATCGATCGATCCGCGCCTGTTCCAGCTGGGCGTGCCGGTCCTCGGCATCTGTTACGGCCACCAGCTCATGGCCCAGGCGCTCGGCGGCGCCGTAGAGGCCACCGGTCGGCGAGAGTACGGAGGGACGACGCTCCACCTCGGCGACCGCGGCATCCTGCTGCAGGACCTCGCCGCCGACGAGCCCGTGTGGATGAGCCACGGCGACGCCGTGACTCGCGCGCCGGAGGGCTTTCGCGTGACGTCCCGAACCGACGCCATCCCCATCGCCTCGATGGAGGATCCGATACGGGGAATGTTCTCCGTCCAGTTCCATCCGGAGGTGGCGCACACGCCCAGAGGAACCGCGATCATGAAGCGATTCCTCTACGACGGTTGCGGACTCCTCCCGGAGTGGACCCCGGCCAACGTGATCGAGCGCTCGGTGGCCGCGGTTCGCGCTCAGGTCGGCGATGCAGAGGTGTTGTGTGCGCTTTCGGGCGGGGTCGATTCCGCGGTCGCGGCGCTGCTCGTGCACAAGGCCATCGGTGATCGACTCACGTGCGTCTTCGTCGACACCGGGCTCCTTCGCGAGGGCGAGCCCGACCAGGTCGAGGAGACGTTCGGCAGGCACTTCGGTGTGCCGCTCGTCCACGTGAAGGCGGCGGACCGGTTCCTCGCGCGCCTGGCGGGCATCACGGATCCGGAGGAGAAGCGGCGGCGGATCGGCGAGGAGTTCATCCGCGTGTTCGAGGAGGTCGCGACGGAGCATCGCGGCGCGAGATTCCTCGTGCAGGGAACGCTCTACCCCGACGTGATCGAGAGCGGCTCGCGAACGGCCGCGCGGATCAAGAGCCACCACAATGTCGGCGGGTTGCCCGAACGGATGAATCTCAAGCTCGTCGAGCCCCTTCGAGACCTGTTCAAGGACGAGGTTCGAACGGTCGGCGCCGAGCTCGGACTGCCAGAGGAGATCGTGTTGCGCCAGCCGTTCCCCGGGCCGGGTCTCGCCGTTCGGATCGTGGGCGAGGTAACCCAGGAGAACCTGCGGATCGTCCGAACCGCGGATCACGTCGTTCGTGAAGAGGTGTTGCGCTCCGGACTCGACCGCGAGACCTGGCAGGCGTTCTGCGTGCTGCTGGCCGATGTCCGAAGCGTCGGCGTCATGGGAGACGGCAGGACGTACGAGCATCCGGTCGTGCTCCGGGTCGTCACGAGCGAGGACGCCATGACCGCGGACTGGGCCCGATTACCGCATGACGTGCTCGACCGGATCTCGAGCCGGATCGTCCGTGAGGTGCCGGGCGTGAACCGCGTGGTCTACGACGTCACCTCGAAGCCGCCCGGAACGATCGAGTGGGAGTGA
- a CDS encoding sortase, translated as MGRTQTLEPAGATEPTPPRRRRSGSGRVLRIIGLVLIAAALAVGGYVWWLLWGTGFFTSAAQDQIRAPFERLIGTTPPENAPPADRVVKVPGAAVAILRIPDIEVNYVVVEGTGTESLKKGPGHYSWTSYPWEDTGTVGIAGHRTTYGAPFWSLDELTRDDRIVLATEYGIFNYRVTHRELIDPSDASVLDPSEEPTLVLTTCNPRFSATQRLVVFADRVG; from the coding sequence CGGCGCTCCGGCAGCGGCCGGGTCCTCCGCATCATCGGTTTGGTCCTGATCGCCGCCGCGCTGGCCGTGGGTGGATACGTCTGGTGGCTGCTCTGGGGGACCGGCTTCTTCACCTCGGCCGCTCAGGACCAGATCCGCGCGCCGTTCGAGCGGCTGATCGGGACGACGCCACCCGAGAACGCACCGCCGGCCGACCGCGTCGTGAAGGTCCCCGGCGCGGCGGTGGCGATCCTGCGCATTCCGGACATCGAGGTGAACTACGTCGTCGTCGAGGGGACCGGAACCGAATCGCTCAAGAAGGGCCCCGGGCACTACTCGTGGACGTCCTATCCGTGGGAGGACACCGGCACGGTCGGTATCGCCGGGCACCGAACCACGTACGGGGCCCCGTTCTGGTCGCTCGATGAGCTCACGCGTGACGACCGGATCGTCCTGGCAACGGAGTACGGCATCTTCAACTACCGCGTCACACACAGAGAGTTGATCGATCCGTCAGACGCGTCCGTTTTGGATCCGTCCGAGGAGCCGACGCTCGTTTTGACGACGTGCAACCCGCGGTTCTCCGCCACGCAGCGCTTGGTCGTGTTCGCCGACCGCGTCGGCTGA